A single window of Mugil cephalus isolate CIBA_MC_2020 chromosome 1, CIBA_Mcephalus_1.1, whole genome shotgun sequence DNA harbors:
- the tfe3a gene encoding transcription factor E3a codes for MSAFSPNRVQPGEQSRSGTEPDPDPQEAGVLQQQTVFVILNSAETLNLVRVESGIVADMEVDGLLPSDCDTFYQIKSQPISISSSVAASSSSSSSSSLPSVMSSRVLMRQDLMRQQALEEEQKEAQQQQLLRSIDSSSSPISVSSSSCRPPAQVPVEVLKVQTHLENPTRYHIQQAQRQQVQQYLSTTQTANQPPAGHSPQLGSKGGQPVDSSPKQEMEEAVINDVISLESSLNDEFLTLIGPQFANTLPVSGNLLDVYDGSREMATPTVTISNSCPADLHAIKREMNDVETKALMKERQKKDNHNLIERRRRFNINDRIKELGDLIPKSSDPEMRWNKGTILKASVDYIRKLQKEQQRARDMEERQRRLETTNRSLLLRIQELELQAGLHGPSSSSSSPPPTSSSSSLDPQTLLSPALPHSFSTSSSSPLVTPSLGLDALSFVELDEPRGASSVFSPDLMCDVGLTELQGLGELLMEAGGGGRGGAMSDPMLSCGASKTSSRRSSFSMDEDL; via the exons ATGTCAGCCTTCAGCCCGAACCGGGTCCAGCCCGGAGAGCAGAGCCGGAGCGGAACCGAACCGGACCCGGACCCGCAGGAGGCCGGggtcctgcagcagcagaccGTGTTTGTCATCCTCAACTCGGCTGAAACTCTCAACCTCGTCCG gGTGGAGTCTGGTATTGTCGCTGACATGGAGGTTGATGGTTTGCTGCCGTCAGACTGTGACACCTTCTACCAGATCAAGAGTCAACCAATCAGCATCAG ttCATCAGtagctgcctcctcctcttcctcctcttcatcgtcACTGCCGTCAGTCATGTCGTCAAG GGTCTTAATGCGTCAGGATCTGATGCGTCAGCAGGCTctagaggaggagcagaaggaggcgcagcagcagcagctcctccgcTCCAtcgactcctcctcctcccccatcagCGTGTCTTCGTCCTCCTGCAGACCTCCTGCTCAGGTCCCTGTGGAGGTGCTGAAG GTTCAGACTCACCTGGAGAACCCCACCAGGTATCACATCCAGCAGGCCCAGAGGCAGCAGGTCCAACAGTACCTGTCCACCACCCAGACGGCCAATCAGCCGCCAGCTGGCCACTCCCCCCAGCTGGGCTCCAAGGGAGGACAGCCAGTGGACAGCAGCCCCAAGCAGGAG ATGGAAGAGGCCGTCATCAATGATGTCATCAGCCTGGAGTCGAGCCTGAACGACGAGTTCCTGACACTGATTGGTCCACAGTTCGCCAACACG CTGCCGGTGTCGGGGAATTTGCTGGACGTGTACGATGGCAGCAGAGAGATGGCCACGCCCACCGTCACCATTAGCAACAGCTGCCCGGCCGACCTGCACGCCATCAAGAGAGAGATGAACG atgtgGAGACCAAAGCTCTGAtgaaggagagacagaagaaggacaaccacaacctca tcgaGAGGAGGAGACGCTTCAACATCAACGATCGCATCAAAGAGCTCGGAGATCTGATTCCCAAGTCCTCGGACCC GGAGATGCGCTGGAACAAGGGGACCATCCTGAAGGCGTCGGTGGATTACATCCGTAAGCTGCAGAAGGAGCAGCAAAGAGCCCGAGACatggaggagaggcagaggaggctgGAGACCACCAACCGCTCGCTGCTGCTCCGCATTCAG GAGTTGGAGCTGCAGGCCGGCCTCCATggcccctcctcctcttcctcctcccctcctcccacatcctcgtcctcctctctgGACCCCCAGACCCTGCTCTCCCCTGCCCTGCCTcactccttctccacctcctcctcctcccccctggtGACTCCTTCTCTGGGTCTGGACGCTCTGAGCTTCGTGGAGCTGGACGAGCCGCGGGGGGCGTCCAGCGTCTTCTCCCCGGACCTGATGTGTGACGTGGGGCTGACGGAGCTGCAGGGCCTGGGGGAGCTGCTGATggaggcggggggaggagggagaggaggcgcGATGTCCGACCCCATGTTGTCCTGCGGCGCCTCCAAGacgagcagcaggaggagcagcttcAGCATGGACGAGGACCTCTGA
- the zgc:113363 gene encoding myoD family inhibitor isoform X1 — protein MFSWSLSLRLFQDQRMMMSHWNNSDVTEGGANKDPGQSRCIMSQPTANGKLPHQSTDVAAPPPPPPPPQDTESSDDSLTDSSSSTSDSSRLLSSSSSASCPGVHNSSASPPPPPQSTCNRHHHPPHPQHRPSTTKSSASLKTDAAHIKEVAGDDCCVHCVLACLFCELLSMCSAVGECLACGVGGAGCCDAAIGCCCCVEVAGEAACTEEACQAVLECGLLEDCCASSDCLEICLECCSICFPA, from the exons ATGTTCTCCTGGTCTCTTAGCCTGCGTCTCTTTCAGGACCAGCG gatgatgatgtcacactgGAACAACTCTGATGTCACAGAGGGCGGAGCTAACAAAGACCCCGGCCAATCACGGTGCATCATGAGCCAGCCAACAGCCAATGGGAAGCTTCCTCACCAAAGCACAG ACgtggctgctcctcctcctcctcctcctcctcctcaggacACTGAGAGCAGTGATGACTCTTTGACggacagctcctcctccaccagtgACAGCTCTCgactcctctccagctcctcctctgcttcgtGTCCAG GTGTCCACAACTCGtcagcgtctcctcctcctcctcctcagtccaCCTGTAACAGACaccatcatcctcctcatcctcagcaTCGTCCGTCAACCACTAAAAGCTCCGCCTCCCTCAAGACAGACGCCGCCCACATCAAGGAGGTGGCTGGAGACG ACTGTTGTGTCCACTGTGTCCTGGCCTGTCTCTTCTGTGAGCTACTGTCCATGTGTTCTGCGGTGGGGGAGTGTCTGGCGTGTGGAGTGGGCGGGGCCGGCTGCTGCGACGCTGCgattggctgctgctgctgcgtggaGGTGGCGGGGGAGGCGGCGTGCACAGAGGAGGCGTGTCAGGCCGTCCTGGAGTGTGGACTCCTGGAGGACTGCTGCGCCTCCTCCGACTGCCTGGAGATCTGCCTGGAGTGCTGCTCCATCTGCTTCCCAGCGTAG
- the zgc:113363 gene encoding myoD family inhibitor isoform X2: MMMSHWNNSDVTEGGANKDPGQSRCIMSQPTANGKLPHQSTDVAAPPPPPPPPQDTESSDDSLTDSSSSTSDSSRLLSSSSSASCPGVHNSSASPPPPPQSTCNRHHHPPHPQHRPSTTKSSASLKTDAAHIKEVAGDDCCVHCVLACLFCELLSMCSAVGECLACGVGGAGCCDAAIGCCCCVEVAGEAACTEEACQAVLECGLLEDCCASSDCLEICLECCSICFPA, from the exons atgatgatgtcacactgGAACAACTCTGATGTCACAGAGGGCGGAGCTAACAAAGACCCCGGCCAATCACGGTGCATCATGAGCCAGCCAACAGCCAATGGGAAGCTTCCTCACCAAAGCACAG ACgtggctgctcctcctcctcctcctcctcctcctcaggacACTGAGAGCAGTGATGACTCTTTGACggacagctcctcctccaccagtgACAGCTCTCgactcctctccagctcctcctctgcttcgtGTCCAG GTGTCCACAACTCGtcagcgtctcctcctcctcctcctcagtccaCCTGTAACAGACaccatcatcctcctcatcctcagcaTCGTCCGTCAACCACTAAAAGCTCCGCCTCCCTCAAGACAGACGCCGCCCACATCAAGGAGGTGGCTGGAGACG ACTGTTGTGTCCACTGTGTCCTGGCCTGTCTCTTCTGTGAGCTACTGTCCATGTGTTCTGCGGTGGGGGAGTGTCTGGCGTGTGGAGTGGGCGGGGCCGGCTGCTGCGACGCTGCgattggctgctgctgctgcgtggaGGTGGCGGGGGAGGCGGCGTGCACAGAGGAGGCGTGTCAGGCCGTCCTGGAGTGTGGACTCCTGGAGGACTGCTGCGCCTCCTCCGACTGCCTGGAGATCTGCCTGGAGTGCTGCTCCATCTGCTTCCCAGCGTAG